The Spirosoma sp. SC4-14 DNA window AGTTCATCCTTCCCTTGTTTAATTATGGTTCCTCGCTGAAAGCTGACTTTCATGAAATTGGCCTGTTGGCGATTGAAATATGAAGGCCATAGATAAAAGTCGGGAGCTGGATTCATGTTGACAGCCTTCAGGCCCGTTGCCTGAATAATGTCGTCGGTATCCCGGACCGAATTGGGCAAAAGACCGTCGTCATCGCCCAGATATGTTACAAATCCCTGGTCGCTTGCCTGAGAGAGCGCAAATTCCCAATTGTGAGACATACTTAACCGCTGGCCAGTATTAACATAGCGGATTCGGGAGTCGTCAAACGATTCAACAACTTCGCGTGTGTTATCCTGACTAAAATTGTCTGAAACCAGAATAGTCAATTTGTCATAGTCCTGAGAAGTGCAGGTACGAAGGGCATGAAGCAACGTATCGGCCCGTTCGCGTGTGGGTATAATAACGGTGTATTGTTGCTGTTCCATAACGGTTGTTTAGCCCATATTTAGCCTATTTTACTCGTTTCAGATAGCCTTCCGGAGCCACAGAAATCAGCAATTTGTTATCGATGGTATGATCAATTTCGAAATCGTCAGTTTGTTTCAGGAATTCCCAAACAGCTGTTTTAGGGTTATTGCCTTTATCCCACGGGCGATCGTACATCTTTTCGGGCATATCTTCGACAATGGTATCGAATGCGATCAAATAGGACCCTGGGGTCACAAAGGGCGAATAAAGTTCAAGTTCGCGCAGAACGTGCTCGTGCGTGTGGTTAGAATCCAGACAAACCATAACCGTTTGTTTCCCTTCGGTCAGCTTGCCGACTTCATCTACCAGTGCTTCGTCAATAGCTGATCCCTGAAAAAGCGTAATCCGTTTGAACATAGGATGCGTTTCAATTTCATGCCGGTTATGCGCCCGAATATCAATATCGATGCCAACTACTTCGCCTTTCCCAATTAATTCAAGCAGAGAAGCGTAGTAGATCAGGGAGCCGCCGTGAGCAATACCTGTTTCAATAATTAAATCGGGTTGAATACGCCAGATAAGCTCCTGCATCGCAATCATATCCTGCGGATATTGGATAATCGGCCTGCCCATCCAACTAAAGTTATAGGAATATTTTTCGCGGTTAGAGGCTATATTAAAGGCCTGTGCGGCTTCTACTAAATCGGTTTTTTGCGGATACGAAGCAATTCGTTCGGTACATTCCTGCTTAAATGCTTCGATAGGGTTAGTGGGAATCATAATTAGTCAGTGTGTTCAGTTTGTCCGTACTACCCCAGAAAGCAAGTGGTTCATAATCGGGATAGGGGTAATATCCCAAATTAAGCGATAGGTGGTAATGATGCTCCTGCATAAATTGTTCCACTAATGCGCGAACTGCTATTGGTTGACCACTGCAACAGTTAATAACACCGGTTACGCGCTGTTGTAGCGCCACTTCTGTGATGGTATGGGCTACCTTGCCCACGGGTAAATAGTCGCGAAGCTGCTCTCCTTTCGACATATTGAAGATCGGATCATTCCGTAAGGCAGCAGCTTCGACTTGTGCCAGCAATGATTTTGGGTTTTGACCTTTACCGTACATATAGAACAATCGAATCCATTTAAAATATACTGACCGGTTGTTGAGGAAAAGAGTCAGCGCTTTTTGTAGCGAATCTTTGGCAAGTCCGTAGGCTGTGGTAGGAGAGGTTGGCAAATTCTCCGATAAACAACCACTTTGTAATCCATATTCCAGACAAGTTCCGGTCACTGTTAGGTCAGTTAGGCCATGCCTGATCAGGTTTGTCAGGAACTGATAATGCTGGAGCCAGTAAGTCTCAATGTGAGCCATTGATTTATAATCGGGTAACCCTTGCCATGCAAGATGGATAACGAGATCAGGTCGACCGAAATAAGTAAAGAGGTTTTCTCCGGAAAAATCGGCACTGATATCAAAGGGGACAAACGTTACTGCCTGGGACCATTTGGTGGGTAGGGGCTCAGTGCGGGCGGTTGCAATAACCTGCACCAAGTTTGTCGCTAACAAGCGTTCAATAAGATAGTGCCCCACAAAACCCGTTGCGCCGGTAACTAGCACTGTTTTTAGGTTGTTCACAGTATGGTTAATTCTGGAATCGCCACAACAAACTGCCCACCCCATTCACGAATATACGCTAACTGCTGCATAATTTCGTCGCGTAGATTCCAGGGTAATAAGAGCACATAATCGGGTTTATGATTTTTTAGTACGTCTTCCTGCACCACTGGTATATGACTGGCGGGGAGAAATTTATTCTGTTTGGCGGGGTTGGCGTCAACAACATAGTCGATAAAATCGTTTTTGATACCACAAAAATTTAGCAATGTATTGCCTTTGGCAGCTGCTCCATAGGCAACTACGGTCTTTTCGGCCCGTTTTTGCTGGATCAGAAAATCAGTAAGGTTGAGTTTCACAAGGAGCGCTTTTTGCTGAAATCCTTCGTAAAACGAACGTGTAGTCATTCCGGCCTGGATTTCCTTATCCAGCATGGTCGCTACATTCGGGTCGATAGATTTGCTGTTATCATTCGAATGACAGGCAAAAATCCGAAGTGAGCCACCGTGGGTTGGTAGCTCTTCTACATCAAACATGATCAGGCCCTGCGACTCAAAAATCTGCTTTACAGTGCCAAAGGATAAATAGGAGAAGTGTTCGTGATAAATGGTATCGAACTGATTGTTTTTAACTAATTGAAATAAATGGGGAAACTCCATCGTAATAACGCCGGTGGGTTTGAGAATCATCTTCATACCACCCACTAAATCAATAATATCAGGTACGTGAGCGAGCACATTGTTACCTAGTAAAAGATCAGCCTGTTTCCCTTCAGCAACCAGTTCCTGAGCTAGCTCGGTACCAAAAAAGCGCGTAATCGTTGGAATGCCCTTCTGAATAGCCAATGCTGCTGTATTGGCTGTGGGTTCTATACCGAGTACGGGAATCTGCTTTTCAACAAAATATTGCAATAAATACCCATCGTTGGACGCAATTTCGATCACCTCCGATTGAGGAGTCAAGCCAAACTGTTCGGTTACCTTGTCGACATACTGTTTGGAATGAGCAAGCCAACTGGTCGAAAACGACGAAAAGTAGACATATCCGTTGTCAAAAATGGCATCTGATTTTTTATATTCATCAATCTGTACCAAAAAGCAGGATGAACAGGTATAAACTTTCAGAGGATAAAATGTTTCAGGTTCATTCAACTGCTCATGTGTTAGAAACGAGTTTGATGCAGGTGCGTTGACCAGATCAATAAATACATCCTGAAGGGGAGTTTTACAGAATCGACAATTCATAGTGGTGTTAAACGGTTAAGCCGACGAATTGGCCGTTCAGGAGCGGATGAGTTGCGTCTCGTTCTGAAAGGTCGGTGATGGGTAAAGGCCAGGAAATGCCAATTCGAGGATCGTTGTATCGAATACCGCCTTCGTTTCCTGGAAAGTAGTATTCGCTATGGCAGTAAATAAGCTGACAGTTTTCTGTAAGGGTTTGAAAGCCATGCGCAAAGCCTTTGGGGATGTAGAGCATCTGTCCATTTTCGTGCGATAACTCGGTACCAAACCAGTTCCCGAAGGTGGTTGAATCAGCCCGTAAGTCTACAATAACATCAAACACGCACCCAGCAATACAACGCACGAGTTTGACCTCGCTGTAGGGTGTGTACTGAAAGTGGAGCCCTCGCAGAGCGCCTGCCTGATGTGTCATTGAATGATTATGTTGCACCCAGTCGCCCTGAAGACCTACCTGCTCAAAATCGCGTTTACAGAAGGTACGGGCAAACCAGCCTCGATGATCGCGAAAAGGAGCAAGCTGGATCAGATACGCACCCAATAAAGGAGTTTCAGTAAACGTCATTGCGTCCAGATTAAATTGGCCTGTCGGGCCGTTTCAATATAGTGCTCCAGATCCTGATGCGATAAAATTTGCCGTTGCTGATACCATCTCCTATACCAGCCAATCGTACGAGCAATGGCAGTTGGCGTATCCCAAACAGGCCGCCAGGCCAGTTGAGCATGCGCTTTAGTACAATCGAGACTCAACAAATGGGCTTCGTGGGGATTCGATTCAAACGAAAATTCGTTGCAATCAATAGCTGGCCAAATTTGCCGGGCCAGCCGAATTACTTCCCGGACAGGAAGCACATCGTTGCTGTTAGGGCCAAAGTTCCAGCCATCGGCTACATTGGTATGACCTTCCAGCAACCGTTGTCCAACCAGCAAATAACCCGACAAAGGTTCCAGCACATGTTGCCAGGGGCGAACGGCTAATGGGTTTCTGATAATTACCTGATGTCCTGATACAGTGCTTTTTACCAGATCGGGAATGAGTCGGTCAGTTGCCCAGTCACCCCCACCAATTACATTACCGGCGCGTCCGCTGGCAATCAGCACCTGATGCTTTTGTCCATAATGCTTATGGTTGAAATAAGAGCGTCTATAGCTACTCGTAATCAATTCAGTACAACCTTTCGACACACTGTACGGGTCGTATCCGCCCATTCGTTCTGTTTCGGTTAATGGATGACCATCTTCGGGGTTTTCGTAACATTTATCGCTGCTGATAATGACTACGGCCCGTACCGATGGCGTATGACGTACACATTCGAGTACTTTGGCCGTACCCAGGATATTGGTATCGAGCGTTTCGATCGGATGCTGATACGAATAACGAACCAGTGGCTGGGCAGCTAAATGAAAAACGATTTCAGGCTGATGCTGATCAAATACGGCCTGCATAGCAACCTGCTCCCGAATGTCGCCCAAATGATGAGCTATTGGCAATGAGAGCAGACTCCAGTGGTTAGGCTCTGTAGGGGCTGGAAGAGAGTATCCCGTAACAATGGCGCCCATTTTTTGCAGCCAATAGGTCAGCCAGGACCCTTTAAAACCTGTATGTCCCGTAATTAGGACCGATTTTCCCGTATAAACTTTTCCGAACAAGTGTGTCATACTACTCACCAGATTTTCCATTCGGCGGTCCCCGTATTCCAGGCCGTTTCGAGTTCCAGTTTATCGCGAAGGGTATCCATTGGTTTCCAAAAGCCCGTATGTTTAAACGCCATTAGCTCGCCTTCGCTGGCTAATGTTTCCATTGGATAACGTTCCCAGGTTGTATCATCGCCAGAAATGTAGTTGAAAACATCGGGCTCACAAACAAAGAAGCCACCGTTGATCCAGGCTCCATCGCCTTTCGGTTTTTCCAGAAATGATCGTACTCCATTCGCATCATTAACATCTAATGCCCCAAATCGGGCTGATGGTTGTACTGCCGTTAATGTACAACGTTTGCCGTGAGCCCGATGGAAAGAAACCAGATCTGAAATGTTAATATCTCCTACCCCGTCCCCGTAAGTGAGCAGGAACGATTCTTGACCAATATGATGGCTAACCCGCTTTATTCGCCCGCCCGTCATGCTATTAATGCCCGTATCGACAAGGGTAATTTTCCAGGGTTCTGCATGCGAATTGTGGACTTCTACCTGATTCGTAGTAAGATCTATTGTGACATCGGATTGATGCAGGAAGTAATTAGCAAAATACTCTTTAATTATATACCCTTTATAGCCAAGGCAAACAATGAATTCATGAAACCCGTATGCCGAATAAATTTTCATAATATGCCAGAGGATGGGCATACCACCGATTTCGACCATCGGTTTTGGGCGGACGACAGTTTCTTCACTAAGACGAGTGCCTAATCCACCGGCAAGAATAACAACTTTCATAGATAGGAGTTTAGGGCTATTTTGAAATAACAAGTTACTAAGAGGGGGCTACAAATATCATGCAAACATCACATAGTTGAGTTAAATGAAGAATGGATTTAATACATCCCCTGATTAGGTCAATTCAATAGTCAGGCCGTAAAGGATACTTTCAGCGGCTTGTATACCTTCGTTGAACCCGTCTGAACACACAGCCATAACGCATAATGGCCCGGCCGCAGAGCCTTTTTGTCGAAAATACAGGAGAATCCGGGCTGCGAATACCGACGACCAAGCAACTTATCGTCGGGGTCATCCCAGGCGTGGCGTTGGGTATCAATAGCGTAACAAGCCGATTCCGAACGGGCAATGATCTGTATTGCTGCTGAACGGGAAAGTGTTCCTGTAAGTGAAGCAGTAGCCCGATAGATAATTAGAAAATTGCCGGTTTCGTAAGGCGTTACATCAGTCGTGACCGTATTTGAAGCTATCAATTGAGTTGGATCGCACGGCTGAGGCAGGCTTGTGAGTTCGCTGAATGTTGTTGCCGGAACGTGGTAAATGCCTTTTTGAAGGGCATCGAAAAAAATAGATCGGGCAATCTCCTGATTGCCCCAGTGTAGGGATAACTTGGCCGGGTCGGCATTGTAAAAAGCAGTGCTATAGCTCAACTCCCGCGTTCGGTCCTCAATTCGTCGGCGGTTGTCCTGATTGGTTGGCGATACGTAGACCAGTAGCGCTATTCCCAGGTAGCCAATAAACACACCGATTTGTAGCAGATGGTGCCTGACCGTTTCCAGTGCCAGCACCGACTGTGTAGCAAATAGCATCACAACCACAATGCCATAGCGAGGGGTTGCCGCCTGCCCAATACCCATGCCCGACCGGGTAGCCATAAGCGACAGACAAGTCAAATACAGAAACAGCAGCCAGCCCACAATAGCCAGATGGTTAACTAATCGTTTCGCATACCATAAATACCCAACCAGACCTATTGATATTAGTAGCGACAAGGCTCCGAACAAGACATTTAGCGTTGGTCGGCCCGGCCCCAGCAGCATTCCTGTTAGGGTGAAAAAGTATCGGATAGCACGGCCCGTATGATTAAGCAGCGAATCGACAACATCTGGATGGTAGGGCGGACGAATATAGCCCCAGAAGTAAAAGGCTATGGCTAGAGCGGCTACAATAAGCCACACGGCTAACCGTCGGTACGATTTTGTGAAAAGTAATAATGGGGCACCAGCCAGAAAAGTAAACAGGCCATTGCCGCTCGTGTAGGTTGCCAGTACGGCTGCTGCACAGGCAAGCACAAAATCAGTCCGATTGAACCTGGTGAGTTTGTAAAGGCTCAGCATAGCAAACGGAATGACATAGAGATTCTGCAAGGCAGCCATACTCCAGGTCGACAGCTCCCAGTATTGGAACAGAAAAAGCGAATAGGCAACAGGAAGTAAATAAACGAGCTTTTGAAAGAGCGTAAACTGCCGAAATGCCGCTTTGTAAAAAAGAAGACAAATCAACACCAGCGATAGATTGCCAATCAAAATCAGGTGGCGAAAATTTAATTCGCCAAACAGATTATAATCGGTCAGAAAAATCAGGCGGTCGAAAACAATACGATGTTCATTATACTGCGAAAAAATGAGTTTCAGTTTTTCGCCAACGGATAGCTTTCCAAATGTATAATCGGAAATAAAGCTCAGTGCACTGTTGAAATCGTCTTCTACCGGGAAATTATAGGCATTTTCGTAAATTACTTTGTAGTAGATAAAGGCAGGGAGGACCAGCAGGAAAATTACCAGCGCATACAGATACGATGAAATAGGCTGGGGTTTTTCAACGGCCCGTAGAAATGGAGGGAAGGAAACAGCTTTGGCCGTAAATAGTGCCATTGAGCGAATTAGTAGAAATTTGACCCGGTAAGTATAGTTCTTTATCTAGTTTCAGACAAGGAAAAGAGCCTGTACGGTAATTGGCCCAGGTTTATAAATAGCCCGTTTCGTCGGCTACCCACAATTGGCAAGGAAGCTGAAATAAGACACAAAGCAGATTCATTTGGGTTCTATTTAGATTTCACCCCGATTCTTACAAAAAATCTATAATTTGCTCATTAACAGTTCGGTAACATCATATGTGTTGAAGCAGAACCTCTACGTTTCAAATTGCGTTTGCCAGACATACTGTTCCTGCTCCAAATTGCCTTTCACGCTGTCTTTTATCAGACTGTTATGTAAATTTGTACCCTATATAGAAGCTATCTTTCAATGAAGTTAAACCTTCGTTATCAGGAGTCATTTGAAGACCGCCATCACGGTCAGTCAGATGCGGCTCTGGCCGACATGCTCCAGACCATTTCATCGACCGGCCTGCCGGTCAACTCCATCGACGAACTGATTGACCAAACGGTCCCGGCTACGATTCGGCTTCCCCGCCCTCTCAATCTGCCAGCGCCCAAATCAGAAACTGAATTTCTGGCGGATTTCAAAAAAGCGGCCAGCCAGAACAAAATCTTTAAATCGTATATCGGCACCGGCTATTACGACACCATTACGCCAAACGTAATTCTGCGTAACATTCTCGAAAATCCGGCGTGGTATACGGCCTACACACCCTATCAGGCCGAAATTGCACAGGGACGCCTGGAAGCACTACTCAATTTCCAGACTGTTGTGTCGGATCTGACGGGTATGGATATTGCCAATGCATCGCTCCTCGACGAAGCTACCGCTGCGGCCGAAGCGATGCACATGCTCTATGCCATGCGTCCGGCCACTAAAAAAACGGCAGCTACGTTTTTTGTATCAGATCAGTGCCATCCGCAAACCATCGATGTGCTGATAACGCGTGCTACTCCTGTCGGGATTAAGGTGCTTGTTGGTGATCATCGTACCGCCGACCTGACCAGTGGCGATGTTTTTGGCCTGTTGCTTCAATATCCGGCTTCAGAAGGTGCCGTATTCGATTATACCGATCTGATTGCGGCTGCTCATGAAGTAGGCATTACAACAGCAGTAGCTGCCGATCTGCTCGCGCTAACGATGCTAACTCCTCCCGGCGAAATGGGGGCTGATGTAGTGGTTGGTTCGGCACAGCGGTTTGGCGTGCCCATGGGCTACGGTGGACCTCATGCGGCTTACTTTGCTACTCGTGACGCATTTAAACGTCAGATTCCGGGTCGTATTATCGGGGTTTCGCTGGATGCTGAAGGAAAACCCGCTTTACGCATGGCGCTGCAAACGCGTGAACAGCACATCCGGCGCGAAAAAGCAACCTCAAACATCTGTACGGCGCAGGTGCTCCTGGCTGTTATGGCCGGAAGCTACGCCGTCTATCACGGCCCCAAACGGCTGCGGACTATTGCCGAGCGTGTGCATGGGCTCACCAAAGTGTTTGCAACAGCACTGCGCTGGAGCGCTCATGAACTAAAGACCGAACATTTTTTTGATACCGTTACGGTAAAAATCGGGGATGTAGAATCGTTGAAAAAATCGGCAAGAGCAGCTCACATTAACCTGCGTTATTTGCCCGATGGGGAGCATGTTAGTGTATCGTTCGACGAAACCAAAACGCTGGACGATGTGCTTGAACTGCTGTCGATTTTTGGTGTTAAGGCCGATCTGGATGCGATTTTGGCTAATCTGGAAATTTCGTGGCCCGAACGGCTTATTCGCCAGTCGGACTACCTGACTCATCCGGTGTTCAATACGCACCATACCGAGCACGAAATGCTGCGTTATCTGAAATCGCTGGAAGAAAAAGACCTCTCGCTGGTTCATTCCATGATTTCGCTCGGAAGCTGTACGATGAAGCTCAATGCTACGGCCGAAATGATTCCAGTAACATGGCCAGAGATTGGCAAGCTGCATCCATTTGCCCCGAAAGACCAAACACTGGGTTATCAGCAACTCTTCAGCGATCTGAACGACTGGCTCTGTGAAATCACGGGTTTTGCCGCTATGTCGTTACAACCAAATTCGGGCGCTCAGGGCGAATATGCGGGGCTGATGGTGATTCGGGCCTATCACGAAAGCCGGGGCGATTCGCATCGTAATGTCTCGCTGATTCCGCAATCGGCCCACGGAACCAACCCGGCCAGTGCCGTAATGGCGGGCATGAAAGTCGTGATCGTAAAATGTGATGAGCGTGGGAACATCGACGTGGCCGATCTGAAAGCCAAAGCCGAACAATACAGCAATGATCTGTCGTGTTTGATGGTAACCTATCCGTCGACCCACGGCGTTTTTGAAGAAAGTATCGTTGAAATGTGCGATATAATTCATCAGAACGGTGGTCAGGTCTATATGGATGGTGCCAATATGAACGCTCAGGTTGGCCTTACATCGCCCGCAACGATTGGGGCCGATGTGTGCCACCTGAATCTGCATAAAACGTTCTGTATTCCTCACGGTGGTGGCGGTCCGGGCATGGGCCCTATCGGGGTTGCAGCACATCTGGTGCCTTTCCTGCCCGGTCATGCGCTCGTACATACGGGTGGCGATCAGGCCATTCACGCGGTTTCGGCCGCACCCTATGGCTCGGCTAGCATCCTCACTATTTCGTATGCCTATATTGCGATGATGGGGGGCGAAGGACTCACCAATGCAACAAAACGGGCTATTCTGAACGCTAACTATATCAAAGCACGTTTGGATGGTCATTACGAAACGCTCTATTCGGGTCTGAACGGCCGGGCTGCTCACGAAATGATTGTCGATTGCCGTCCGTTTAAACAGGCTGCTGGTGTTGAGGTGGAGGATATTGCCAAACGGTTGATGGACTATGGCTTCCATGCGCCAACGGTTTCGTTTCCGGTGGCTGGCACAGTCATGATTGAACCAACCGAATCGGAGTCGAAAGCCGAACTCGACCGTTTCTGCGATGCCCTGATTGCTATTCGGGAAGAAATTCGGGAGATCGAAAACGGTGTAGCTGACCGGATAAATAACGTACTGAAAAACGCGCCACATACCGCCACGGTAGCCCTTGCCGATGCCTGGAATCGTCCGTACAGTCGTGAGAAAGCCGTGTATCCGTTGCCTTACGTGCGGGCTCGTAAGTTCTGGCCCAGCGTTAGCCGAATCGACTCGGCCTATGGCGACCGTAATCTGGTTTGTTCCTGCGTACCGACCGATGCCTACGCTACCGAAGTGGCCGAAGAAGTTGGGGCCGAACAATAGGCGTAAATACTATAGCAACACAGGAAAGCCCCTTTGGGTAGACACAGATTGGCTTTCCTGTGTCTACCCAAAGGGGCTTTCCTCTTAAAGAGTAACCTCTATTAACAGCAGGATCGCGTCGTTCGATAAGGCTTCAAATTCTATTGTTGAACTCGCAATGTTTGTTAAGGCCAACCCATCGCGGGCGTGGAGCAAACGATTCTGAACTTCAAAAACACCGCTGACAACGAAGACAAATACACCGTTTTCTGGATTCATAATCGGGTAGTAATCATCGTGGCGGCCATCGAATTTGCCAATAAAACCGATATTGTCGTCCGACGAAAAAATTGTAAAGAGGGTATTTTTCTGCCCTAAATTAAATGCCCACCGTTGATCTGATAAATTTGGCTGGTTTCTGGACAGCCAAATCTGAATAAAATTGATCAGCTCGACTCTATAAGGATTTCGGACTTCATAGCTCATCCCGGCATCCAGCGAAAGTACCTGTACCTCGCCTGCTTCAACAAAATCGTTAGTTTGCAGGGTTTTATATTCGAGCCCGCCAACAACAGGCAGTAGCAAAATATCGGTTGGCTCTTCGACGGTCAGACTGAATTCGGCGCCGGCTTTTAGTGAGTCGTCGTTCAGGAGCCGAAGCGAGCCAAAGGGTTTGCGACTTTCGTCGAAATATGGGCCAAAATTGAAGCTATGAAAGCTTTGAAACGAGCCGAGCGTAGAATGGCCTCGCTGATCGGCTAAATAAATCCGGGCTTCTGTCTTGGTGTCCATGCTGATCAGGCATTATTGCTTTCCTGAAATGACGTAATGGTGAGGTTGGATTGTATGGCAATCATGTCGGTGTCGATACTATTTCCGTTTTTTAGGGCTTCGCGATGGTCGCCATAGGCTACAAGCAGGAGGTTA harbors:
- a CDS encoding cephalosporin hydroxylase family protein translates to MIPTNPIEAFKQECTERIASYPQKTDLVEAAQAFNIASNREKYSYNFSWMGRPIIQYPQDMIAMQELIWRIQPDLIIETGIAHGGSLIYYASLLELIGKGEVVGIDIDIRAHNRHEIETHPMFKRITLFQGSAIDEALVDEVGKLTEGKQTVMVCLDSNHTHEHVLRELELYSPFVTPGSYLIAFDTIVEDMPEKMYDRPWDKGNNPKTAVWEFLKQTDDFEIDHTIDNKLLISVAPEGYLKRVK
- a CDS encoding NAD-dependent epimerase/dehydratase family protein; translated protein: MNNLKTVLVTGATGFVGHYLIERLLATNLVQVIATARTEPLPTKWSQAVTFVPFDISADFSGENLFTYFGRPDLVIHLAWQGLPDYKSMAHIETYWLQHYQFLTNLIRHGLTDLTVTGTCLEYGLQSGCLSENLPTSPTTAYGLAKDSLQKALTLFLNNRSVYFKWIRLFYMYGKGQNPKSLLAQVEAAALRNDPIFNMSKGEQLRDYLPVGKVAHTITEVALQQRVTGVINCCSGQPIAVRALVEQFMQEHHYHLSLNLGYYPYPDYEPLAFWGSTDKLNTLTNYDSH
- a CDS encoding class I SAM-dependent methyltransferase gives rise to the protein MNCRFCKTPLQDVFIDLVNAPASNSFLTHEQLNEPETFYPLKVYTCSSCFLVQIDEYKKSDAIFDNGYVYFSSFSTSWLAHSKQYVDKVTEQFGLTPQSEVIEIASNDGYLLQYFVEKQIPVLGIEPTANTAALAIQKGIPTITRFFGTELAQELVAEGKQADLLLGNNVLAHVPDIIDLVGGMKMILKPTGVITMEFPHLFQLVKNNQFDTIYHEHFSYLSFGTVKQIFESQGLIMFDVEELPTHGGSLRIFACHSNDNSKSIDPNVATMLDKEIQAGMTTRSFYEGFQQKALLVKLNLTDFLIQQKRAEKTVVAYGAAAKGNTLLNFCGIKNDFIDYVVDANPAKQNKFLPASHIPVVQEDVLKNHKPDYVLLLPWNLRDEIMQQLAYIREWGGQFVVAIPELTIL
- the rfbC gene encoding dTDP-4-dehydrorhamnose 3,5-epimerase, producing the protein MTFTETPLLGAYLIQLAPFRDHRGWFARTFCKRDFEQVGLQGDWVQHNHSMTHQAGALRGLHFQYTPYSEVKLVRCIAGCVFDVIVDLRADSTTFGNWFGTELSHENGQMLYIPKGFAHGFQTLTENCQLIYCHSEYYFPGNEGGIRYNDPRIGISWPLPITDLSERDATHPLLNGQFVGLTV
- the rfbG gene encoding CDP-glucose 4,6-dehydratase codes for the protein MTHLFGKVYTGKSVLITGHTGFKGSWLTYWLQKMGAIVTGYSLPAPTEPNHWSLLSLPIAHHLGDIREQVAMQAVFDQHQPEIVFHLAAQPLVRYSYQHPIETLDTNILGTAKVLECVRHTPSVRAVVIISSDKCYENPEDGHPLTETERMGGYDPYSVSKGCTELITSSYRRSYFNHKHYGQKHQVLIASGRAGNVIGGGDWATDRLIPDLVKSTVSGHQVIIRNPLAVRPWQHVLEPLSGYLLVGQRLLEGHTNVADGWNFGPNSNDVLPVREVIRLARQIWPAIDCNEFSFESNPHEAHLLSLDCTKAHAQLAWRPVWDTPTAIARTIGWYRRWYQQRQILSHQDLEHYIETARQANLIWTQ
- the rfbF gene encoding glucose-1-phosphate cytidylyltransferase; the encoded protein is MKVVILAGGLGTRLSEETVVRPKPMVEIGGMPILWHIMKIYSAYGFHEFIVCLGYKGYIIKEYFANYFLHQSDVTIDLTTNQVEVHNSHAEPWKITLVDTGINSMTGGRIKRVSHHIGQESFLLTYGDGVGDINISDLVSFHRAHGKRCTLTAVQPSARFGALDVNDANGVRSFLEKPKGDGAWINGGFFVCEPDVFNYISGDDTTWERYPMETLASEGELMAFKHTGFWKPMDTLRDKLELETAWNTGTAEWKIW
- the gcvP gene encoding aminomethyl-transferring glycine dehydrogenase; amino-acid sequence: MKLNLRYQESFEDRHHGQSDAALADMLQTISSTGLPVNSIDELIDQTVPATIRLPRPLNLPAPKSETEFLADFKKAASQNKIFKSYIGTGYYDTITPNVILRNILENPAWYTAYTPYQAEIAQGRLEALLNFQTVVSDLTGMDIANASLLDEATAAAEAMHMLYAMRPATKKTAATFFVSDQCHPQTIDVLITRATPVGIKVLVGDHRTADLTSGDVFGLLLQYPASEGAVFDYTDLIAAAHEVGITTAVAADLLALTMLTPPGEMGADVVVGSAQRFGVPMGYGGPHAAYFATRDAFKRQIPGRIIGVSLDAEGKPALRMALQTREQHIRREKATSNICTAQVLLAVMAGSYAVYHGPKRLRTIAERVHGLTKVFATALRWSAHELKTEHFFDTVTVKIGDVESLKKSARAAHINLRYLPDGEHVSVSFDETKTLDDVLELLSIFGVKADLDAILANLEISWPERLIRQSDYLTHPVFNTHHTEHEMLRYLKSLEEKDLSLVHSMISLGSCTMKLNATAEMIPVTWPEIGKLHPFAPKDQTLGYQQLFSDLNDWLCEITGFAAMSLQPNSGAQGEYAGLMVIRAYHESRGDSHRNVSLIPQSAHGTNPASAVMAGMKVVIVKCDERGNIDVADLKAKAEQYSNDLSCLMVTYPSTHGVFEESIVEMCDIIHQNGGQVYMDGANMNAQVGLTSPATIGADVCHLNLHKTFCIPHGGGGPGMGPIGVAAHLVPFLPGHALVHTGGDQAIHAVSAAPYGSASILTISYAYIAMMGGEGLTNATKRAILNANYIKARLDGHYETLYSGLNGRAAHEMIVDCRPFKQAAGVEVEDIAKRLMDYGFHAPTVSFPVAGTVMIEPTESESKAELDRFCDALIAIREEIREIENGVADRINNVLKNAPHTATVALADAWNRPYSREKAVYPLPYVRARKFWPSVSRIDSAYGDRNLVCSCVPTDAYATEVAEEVGAEQ
- a CDS encoding pirin, whose amino-acid sequence is MDTKTEARIYLADQRGHSTLGSFQSFHSFNFGPYFDESRKPFGSLRLLNDDSLKAGAEFSLTVEEPTDILLLPVVGGLEYKTLQTNDFVEAGEVQVLSLDAGMSYEVRNPYRVELINFIQIWLSRNQPNLSDQRWAFNLGQKNTLFTIFSSDDNIGFIGKFDGRHDDYYPIMNPENGVFVFVVSGVFEVQNRLLHARDGLALTNIASSTIEFEALSNDAILLLIEVTL